The following coding sequences lie in one Halogeometricum rufum genomic window:
- a CDS encoding succinylglutamate desuccinylase/aspartoacylase family protein — protein sequence MISLGSASAAPGEVDTGRLEVGETRDGTTVGLPCAVVNGASDGKTLYVQAASDGDELNGVGVIQRLFPQLDPADISGQILFVGIVNYHAFQVAQHRNPVDDTKMNRAYPGDENGTSSERIAAATFDVARRADLILDLHQGSTSQMIDEVRVRCGRHHRLHSECLRLAKTFGCGYVLDQKGPDGQLARAAPDEGVPTVDPELGGCVGWDEESIRKGVRGVHNVLRGYGFLDGSVETERQTRAKGFDQYGAPAGGLVRFEKHLGEQVSAGDVVFEVTDVFGGLKARVTADGSGIFWRSRRLPQVATGEYVCSVGTGIDTF from the coding sequence ATGATTTCCCTCGGTAGTGCGAGTGCGGCCCCGGGCGAGGTGGACACGGGGCGTCTCGAGGTGGGTGAGACGCGCGATGGGACCACCGTCGGTCTGCCGTGCGCCGTCGTGAACGGTGCCTCGGACGGGAAGACGCTCTACGTGCAGGCGGCCTCGGACGGCGACGAACTGAACGGCGTGGGCGTGATACAGCGACTGTTCCCGCAACTGGACCCCGCGGACATCTCCGGTCAGATTCTCTTTGTCGGCATCGTCAACTACCACGCGTTCCAGGTCGCACAGCACCGAAACCCCGTGGACGACACGAAGATGAACCGGGCGTACCCCGGCGACGAGAACGGCACCTCCTCGGAGCGCATCGCGGCGGCGACGTTCGACGTAGCCCGCCGCGCCGACCTGATTCTCGACCTGCATCAGGGCTCCACCTCGCAGATGATAGACGAGGTTCGCGTCCGGTGCGGACGGCACCACCGCCTCCACAGCGAGTGTCTCCGCCTCGCCAAGACGTTCGGCTGCGGGTACGTGCTGGACCAGAAGGGACCGGACGGCCAACTCGCCCGCGCCGCCCCCGACGAGGGCGTCCCGACGGTGGACCCCGAACTCGGCGGCTGCGTCGGGTGGGACGAGGAGAGCATCCGGAAGGGCGTTCGCGGCGTCCACAACGTCCTTCGCGGGTACGGCTTCCTCGACGGCTCCGTCGAGACGGAGCGACAGACCCGCGCGAAGGGGTTCGACCAGTACGGCGCTCCCGCCGGCGGTCTGGTCCGATTCGAGAAGCACCTCGGCGAGCAGGTGTCCGCGGGCGACGTGGTGTTCGAGGTGACCGACGTGTTCGGCGGACTCAAGGCGCGCGTCACCGCCGACGGCTCCGGCATCTTCTGGCGGTCCCGCCGCCTCCCGCAGGTCGCCACGGGCGAGTACGTCTGCTCGGTCGGGACGGGCATCGACACGTTCTGA
- a CDS encoding HVO_0476 family zinc finger protein yields the protein MSDTQDRIAVVCPSCSPEEETVHEVLKMGGQATVRCTECSHVHKVAVEEETEVERKVVVSQDGDSFTTMVDAPASETIAVGEEFIVDTPEAIMLVRITGIEVGPEQRAEEARVEDANTIWTRAVDNVAVNVTVNPKEGTGYREDTRSFKVNVPGDYEFVVGETEEFGDEKFLVKALHVRDDAPEYRHGKLDHDGDMVYAKDVNRLYGTDKTTSAWSAW from the coding sequence ATGAGTGATACGCAGGACCGCATCGCGGTCGTCTGTCCCTCCTGTTCGCCCGAGGAGGAGACGGTTCACGAGGTGCTGAAGATGGGCGGACAGGCGACGGTTCGCTGTACGGAGTGCAGTCACGTCCACAAGGTCGCCGTCGAGGAGGAGACCGAGGTCGAACGGAAGGTCGTCGTCTCGCAGGACGGCGACTCGTTCACGACGATGGTCGACGCGCCGGCGAGCGAGACCATCGCCGTCGGCGAGGAGTTCATCGTGGACACGCCCGAGGCCATCATGCTCGTTCGCATCACGGGGATCGAAGTCGGCCCCGAACAGCGCGCCGAGGAGGCCCGCGTCGAGGACGCGAACACCATCTGGACCCGCGCCGTCGACAACGTCGCCGTCAACGTCACGGTCAACCCCAAGGAGGGGACGGGCTACCGCGAGGACACCCGGAGCTTCAAGGTCAACGTCCCCGGCGACTACGAGTTCGTCGTCGGCGAGACGGAGGAGTTCGGCGACGAGAAGTTCCTCGTGAAGGCGCTTCACGTCCGCGACGACGCGCCGGAGTACCGCCACGGGAAACTCGACCACGACGGCGACATGGTGTACGCGAAGGACGTCAACCGCCTGTACGGCACCGACAAGACCACGTCCGCGTGGTCCGCCTGGTGA
- a CDS encoding methyltransferase domain-containing protein, whose amino-acid sequence MPTRDRSSLGAEELFVLWAARRSGVLTALLDTAGTPAAVAREADVTEHAARVVVESLADLGFVRRVDDEYEITNRALGFLAKRDVRSIGRLPHALDLFDLWTALPETMSTGDAPELPPEWTRNRLGAHAATDDAVVRARVTAAVRAAPNAERVLDVCGASGAYATEFAARGYETTLLDVPDAVDAVAPMLEHRDVRTRAAAVPAFDADGYGLVFAADATSRFDPDENRTLVESAFDALEPGGTLALVDVLRDGSAESVRARVRALGVGRGDAYAEETYRTWLSDAGFADVTVRSVPGDERAVVVGRRPERAVD is encoded by the coding sequence ATGCCGACTCGAGACCGGTCGTCGCTCGGCGCGGAGGAACTGTTCGTGCTGTGGGCCGCCCGTCGAAGCGGCGTCCTGACCGCCCTCCTCGACACGGCGGGGACGCCCGCGGCAGTCGCCCGCGAGGCCGACGTGACCGAACACGCCGCCCGCGTCGTCGTCGAATCGCTCGCGGACCTCGGTTTCGTCCGCCGCGTCGACGACGAGTACGAGATAACGAACCGCGCGCTGGGGTTCCTCGCCAAGCGTGACGTGCGCTCCATCGGCCGCCTCCCGCACGCACTGGACCTGTTCGACCTGTGGACCGCCCTCCCGGAGACGATGTCGACGGGCGACGCCCCGGAACTCCCGCCGGAGTGGACGCGAAACCGCCTCGGCGCGCACGCCGCGACGGACGACGCCGTCGTCCGCGCCCGCGTCACGGCGGCCGTCCGCGCGGCGCCGAACGCCGAACGCGTCCTCGACGTGTGCGGGGCCTCCGGCGCGTACGCGACGGAGTTCGCCGCCCGCGGGTACGAGACGACGCTCCTCGACGTGCCCGACGCCGTCGACGCCGTCGCGCCGATGCTCGAACACCGCGACGTGCGGACTCGGGCGGCCGCGGTGCCCGCCTTCGACGCCGACGGGTACGGACTCGTCTTCGCCGCCGACGCGACGAGTCGGTTCGACCCCGACGAGAACCGGACGCTGGTCGAGAGCGCGTTCGACGCCCTCGAACCCGGCGGAACGCTCGCCCTCGTGGACGTCCTCCGCGACGGGTCCGCCGAGTCCGTCCGGGCGCGCGTCCGCGCCCTCGGCGTCGGCCGCGGCGACGCCTACGCGGAGGAGACGTACCGGACGTGGCTCTCGGACGCCGGGTTCGCGGACGTGACGGTGCGGTCGGTGCCCGGCGACGAACGCGCCGTCGTCGTCGGCCGCCGGCCGGAGCGTGCGGTTGATTAG
- a CDS encoding YgaP family membrane protein has product MQKNVGGYDRIARLVVGPLLIVAGAAAFGGLFTIAAGTLGLVVAGIALLVGAVLLATGITQKCPLNNVLGIDTFRGKAKKETETPGKDAGRPS; this is encoded by the coding sequence ATGCAGAAAAACGTCGGTGGTTACGACCGTATCGCCCGACTCGTCGTCGGACCGCTCCTCATCGTCGCGGGCGCCGCGGCGTTCGGAGGACTGTTCACCATCGCGGCCGGGACCCTCGGTCTCGTCGTCGCTGGTATCGCGCTCCTCGTCGGCGCCGTCCTCCTCGCGACGGGCATCACGCAGAAGTGTCCGCTCAACAACGTCCTCGGTATCGACACGTTCCGCGGGAAGGCCAAGAAGGAGACCGAAACGCCCGGGAAGGACGCGGGTCGCCCGAGCTGA
- a CDS encoding pyridoxal-phosphate dependent enzyme, producing MALDALSLRCSACGETYETAWQWRCDCGAPLDFLADARPSRDAPDPRSFDARRGLWSFADFLPVGPRVTLGEGTTPLVDAPEWDASFKLEYVFPTGSFKDRGATTTLSVAAELGVDTVVEDSSGNAGAAIATYAARAGIDAEIYVPASVKASKLRAIERAGATPVRVEGSREDVTDACVDAVERGDGWYASHAWNPAFFAGTATFAYEVAYQRGWSAPDAVVTPLGHGTLFLGAYRGFRALRDAGWIDEMPTLLGAQAAGYAPVAEELHGPTDGRNRVADGIQIRDPARLGQILAAVDATGGDAVAVSEEAVEAELDRLHRRGFYTEPTCAVAPAALREYRDRGVVSPDDDVVVPLTGSGLKG from the coding sequence ATGGCGCTCGACGCACTCTCGCTGCGGTGTTCGGCCTGCGGGGAGACGTACGAGACGGCGTGGCAGTGGCGCTGTGACTGCGGCGCGCCGCTGGACTTCCTCGCGGACGCCCGCCCGTCGCGGGACGCCCCGGACCCGCGCTCGTTCGACGCCCGGCGGGGCCTCTGGTCGTTCGCCGACTTCCTCCCCGTCGGCCCGCGCGTCACCCTCGGGGAGGGAACGACGCCCCTCGTGGACGCCCCCGAGTGGGACGCCTCGTTCAAACTGGAGTACGTCTTCCCCACGGGGTCGTTCAAGGACCGCGGCGCGACGACGACGCTCTCCGTCGCCGCGGAACTCGGCGTCGACACCGTCGTCGAGGACTCCTCCGGCAACGCGGGCGCCGCAATCGCCACCTACGCCGCCCGCGCCGGCATCGACGCCGAGATATACGTCCCCGCGTCGGTGAAGGCGTCGAAACTCCGGGCCATCGAACGGGCCGGGGCGACCCCCGTCCGCGTCGAGGGCTCCCGCGAGGACGTGACCGACGCCTGCGTCGACGCCGTCGAACGCGGCGACGGCTGGTACGCCTCTCACGCGTGGAACCCCGCGTTCTTCGCCGGGACGGCCACGTTCGCCTACGAGGTGGCCTACCAGCGCGGGTGGTCCGCGCCGGACGCCGTCGTCACGCCACTCGGGCACGGCACCCTGTTCCTCGGCGCGTACCGCGGCTTCCGCGCCCTCCGGGACGCCGGGTGGATAGACGAGATGCCGACGCTCCTCGGCGCGCAGGCCGCCGGCTACGCGCCCGTCGCCGAGGAACTGCACGGTCCGACCGACGGGCGGAACCGGGTCGCCGACGGCATCCAGATACGCGACCCCGCCCGCCTCGGGCAGATTCTCGCCGCCGTCGACGCCACCGGCGGCGACGCCGTCGCCGTCTCCGAGGAGGCGGTCGAGGCGGAACTGGACCGCCTCCACCGCCGCGGCTTCTACACGGAACCGACCTGCGCCGTCGCACCCGCGGCACTCCGCGAGTACCGCGACCGCGGCGTCGTCTCGCCGGACGACGACGTGGTGGTGCCGCTGACCGGCAGCGGGCTGAAGGGCTGA
- a CDS encoding aminopeptidase, whose amino-acid sequence MTDDELRAGAETAVLQCMNLGTDESCVVVTDDRRRAIGEALYDVAAEVTDDATLLRYPPGDQHGEEPPAAVAAAMATADVFLAPTTKSLSHTRARSDACEAGARGATLPGITEEVFLSGLDADYDVISQHCLDVLQQVTEASVIRVTTPAGTDITFEPGTRDWLADTGVVHEAGGFSNLPAGEVFVSPVTADGTYVVDGTMMPHGLLEEGQELRFEVEDGFVTDISDDSVREQVEAGAEEVGRDAYNLAELGIGTNVGVETLVGSVLLDEKAAGTVHIAIGDDAGIGGDTEAPLHLDGIIREPTVYADGEVVDLPTVER is encoded by the coding sequence ATGACCGACGACGAGTTACGCGCCGGCGCGGAGACGGCCGTCCTGCAGTGTATGAACCTCGGTACCGACGAGTCGTGCGTCGTCGTCACCGACGACAGGCGTCGAGCCATCGGCGAAGCGCTGTACGACGTGGCCGCGGAGGTGACGGACGACGCGACCCTCCTGCGGTACCCACCGGGCGACCAGCACGGCGAGGAACCGCCCGCCGCCGTCGCCGCCGCGATGGCCACCGCGGACGTGTTCCTCGCGCCGACGACCAAGAGCCTGAGTCACACCCGCGCCCGGAGCGACGCCTGCGAGGCGGGCGCGCGCGGCGCGACGCTCCCGGGCATCACCGAGGAGGTGTTCCTGTCCGGGTTAGACGCCGACTACGACGTCATCTCGCAGCACTGTCTGGACGTCCTCCAGCAGGTGACGGAGGCGAGCGTGATTCGCGTGACGACGCCCGCGGGCACCGACATCACCTTCGAACCGGGAACGCGCGACTGGTTGGCCGACACGGGCGTCGTCCACGAGGCGGGCGGGTTCTCGAACCTCCCCGCGGGCGAGGTGTTCGTCTCGCCGGTGACCGCGGACGGGACCTACGTCGTGGACGGGACGATGATGCCCCACGGCCTGCTGGAGGAGGGGCAGGAACTCCGGTTCGAGGTGGAGGACGGCTTCGTGACGGACATCTCCGACGACAGCGTCCGCGAACAGGTGGAGGCGGGCGCCGAGGAGGTCGGCCGCGACGCCTACAACCTCGCGGAGTTGGGCATCGGCACCAACGTCGGCGTCGAGACGCTGGTCGGGTCGGTCCTCCTCGACGAGAAGGCCGCGGGCACGGTCCACATCGCCATCGGCGACGACGCCGGCATCGGCGGCGACACCGAGGCACCACTCCATCTGGACGGTATCATCAGAGAGCCGACCGTGTACGCGGACGGGGAGGTCGTAGACCTCCCAACTGTCGAGCGGTGA
- a CDS encoding PAS domain S-box protein translates to MDDLPPDSSYRTYFEQSPVGVFVANERGEFLDVNDRGCELVGYSREQLLSMNVADLVGSRGVAAFERLGETGRVEAEVALTRADGRVVEVSLDAVALDEGDYIASVTDISQRKDDERRLVQYEHAVEQASDLIAAADREYTLLFANRRYRQFHDLSDGDVGTVTLPELLGSATFEAIESKLEMVLDGAPLRDEIGRTAADGTDRTLDVQYYPLERDDGAVFGIVATMRDVTEQERRRRQLTQFELAIESSNDWMAAVDTDLNLLFANQGFRSFHGLDASDVRGTPLSDVLDDSAFDFVRSRVATLRAGESLTFEHQTAVEGERIPVRSVVYPLEDDDGEILGFVAALQDISELKDRERQLHVLDRVLRHNVRTTMNVVAGYADQIRTVSADAEVGEYARTIIDHSEQLNEMVAKEREITKILSDPPRTTRIDLTREVAAITSEFERAHPEAVISTEGPETNVEVRAGALGRALRELVRNAVVHADRERPVVEIRTSVTPETVDVRVVDENRAIPEMEQEVLLKQAEIEPLVHGSGLGLWLVHLIVDRADGTLSFEANEPRGNVVGIHVPNAEDA, encoded by the coding sequence ATGGACGATCTCCCTCCCGACTCCTCGTACCGGACGTACTTCGAGCAGTCACCGGTGGGCGTCTTCGTCGCGAACGAGCGGGGGGAGTTCCTCGACGTCAACGACAGAGGGTGCGAGCTGGTCGGCTACTCGCGCGAACAGCTACTCTCGATGAACGTCGCCGACCTCGTCGGGAGTCGGGGAGTGGCCGCCTTCGAACGCCTCGGAGAGACGGGCCGGGTCGAGGCAGAAGTCGCTCTCACGCGCGCCGACGGCCGGGTGGTGGAGGTGTCCCTCGACGCTGTGGCGCTCGACGAGGGAGACTACATCGCGTCCGTGACGGACATCTCCCAGCGGAAAGACGACGAGCGGCGACTGGTGCAGTACGAACACGCCGTCGAGCAGGCGAGTGACCTCATCGCGGCGGCCGACCGCGAGTACACGCTCCTGTTCGCCAACAGGCGGTACCGGCAGTTTCACGACCTCTCCGACGGCGACGTCGGCACCGTCACCCTGCCCGAACTCCTCGGGTCGGCGACGTTCGAGGCCATCGAATCGAAACTCGAGATGGTCCTCGACGGAGCGCCTCTCCGAGACGAGATAGGCCGGACGGCCGCGGACGGCACCGACCGAACGCTGGACGTTCAGTACTACCCGCTCGAACGCGACGACGGAGCGGTGTTCGGTATCGTCGCGACGATGCGCGACGTGACCGAACAGGAACGGCGTCGGCGACAGCTCACGCAGTTCGAACTCGCGATAGAGAGTTCGAACGACTGGATGGCGGCGGTCGACACCGACTTGAACCTCCTGTTCGCCAATCAGGGGTTTCGGTCGTTCCACGGCCTCGACGCGAGCGACGTCAGGGGCACGCCGCTGTCCGACGTTCTCGACGACTCCGCCTTCGACTTCGTCAGGAGTCGGGTGGCGACCCTCCGCGCCGGCGAATCGCTCACGTTCGAACACCAGACGGCGGTCGAGGGCGAGCGAATCCCGGTTCGGAGCGTCGTCTACCCGCTCGAAGACGACGACGGAGAGATTCTCGGCTTCGTCGCCGCTCTCCAGGACATCAGCGAGCTGAAAGACCGGGAACGGCAGTTACACGTGCTCGACCGCGTACTTCGGCACAACGTGAGAACCACGATGAACGTCGTGGCCGGCTACGCGGACCAGATTCGGACGGTCAGCGCCGACGCCGAGGTCGGAGAGTACGCGAGGACGATAATCGACCACAGCGAGCAACTGAACGAGATGGTGGCCAAAGAGCGGGAGATCACGAAGATACTCTCGGACCCGCCGCGCACGACACGAATCGACCTCACGCGGGAGGTGGCTGCGATCACGTCGGAGTTCGAACGTGCCCATCCGGAGGCTGTCATCTCGACCGAGGGACCGGAGACGAACGTGGAGGTACGCGCCGGAGCGCTCGGTCGGGCACTCAGAGAACTGGTTCGGAACGCGGTCGTCCACGCCGACCGCGAGCGGCCGGTCGTCGAGATTCGGACCAGCGTGACCCCCGAGACGGTCGACGTCCGGGTCGTCGACGAAAACCGGGCGATTCCGGAGATGGAACAGGAGGTCCTCCTGAAGCAGGCGGAGATCGAACCGCTCGTCCACGGGAGCGGGTTGGGGCTGTGGCTCGTGCACCTCATCGTGGACCGAGCGGACGGGACGCTGAGTTTCGAGGCGAACGAACCACGGGGCAACGTCGTCGGCATTCACGTGCCGAACGCCGAGGACGCGTGA
- a CDS encoding protein-L-isoaspartate O-methyltransferase family protein, giving the protein MDPAVLREDMVDGLEHGMDVAESVSLAMRTVPRHEFVEDAPYQNRSGDFEGSTILSPANVARLLSALSAEPDEDVLVVGAGVGYTPALLAEIVGETHVHAVDIDRKLVYAARANLQSVGSPAVLVDRRDGAEGLPEYAPFDRILVEAAAIEPPRRLLSQLEPDGRLVLPMGGPKQTLVSVDAAGEVVDEHGPVAFDPLLVEGEQRSGVTRNRTVREDAEFSESGYFAPTGWEQEWIDWDKRLSGRQRRYDR; this is encoded by the coding sequence ATGGACCCCGCGGTACTGCGCGAAGACATGGTCGACGGCCTCGAACACGGCATGGACGTGGCCGAGTCCGTCTCTCTCGCCATGCGAACCGTCCCGCGACACGAGTTCGTCGAGGACGCCCCCTATCAGAACCGCTCCGGCGACTTCGAGGGGTCGACCATCCTCTCTCCGGCGAACGTCGCCCGACTCCTCTCTGCGCTCTCTGCCGAACCGGACGAAGACGTGCTCGTCGTCGGCGCCGGCGTCGGCTACACCCCCGCGCTGCTGGCCGAAATCGTCGGTGAGACGCACGTCCACGCCGTCGACATCGACCGGAAACTCGTCTACGCGGCGCGGGCGAACCTCCAGTCCGTCGGGTCGCCCGCCGTCCTCGTCGACCGTCGCGACGGCGCGGAGGGACTCCCCGAGTACGCGCCGTTCGACCGCATCCTCGTGGAGGCGGCGGCCATCGAACCGCCGCGACGACTCCTCTCGCAACTGGAACCCGACGGTCGACTCGTCCTCCCGATGGGCGGCCCGAAGCAGACGCTCGTCAGCGTCGACGCCGCGGGCGAGGTGGTGGACGAACACGGCCCCGTCGCGTTCGACCCCCTCCTGGTCGAGGGCGAACAGCGGAGCGGCGTCACCAGAAACCGGACGGTCCGCGAGGACGCCGAGTTCAGCGAGTCGGGGTACTTCGCGCCGACCGGATGGGAGCAGGAGTGGATCGACTGGGACAAACGCCTCAGCGGCAGACAGCGTCGGTACGACCGCTGA
- a CDS encoding DUF7344 domain-containing protein: protein MGARDSPAHDSAYDSTTTGTRPGDDRSDRYVRISRDDAFHLLQNDCRRAVLRLLLTEERDDPTPLSTLAAFVAAVKYEGGDSDAVGEIQERVRIALHHSHLPLLAEHGVVDYDPEAETVAAAPLLAALAPFLSDGLGGDDDLVVDTVQVERHGHHDAVEH from the coding sequence ATGGGCGCCCGAGACTCCCCCGCACACGACTCGGCGTACGACTCGACGACCACCGGAACCAGACCCGGCGACGACCGGTCGGACCGGTACGTCCGCATCTCCCGCGACGACGCGTTCCACCTCCTCCAGAACGACTGCCGCCGCGCGGTCCTCCGCCTCCTCCTGACCGAGGAACGGGACGACCCGACCCCGCTCTCGACGCTCGCCGCGTTCGTCGCGGCCGTCAAGTACGAGGGCGGCGACTCGGACGCGGTCGGCGAGATACAGGAACGCGTGCGTATCGCACTCCACCACTCGCACCTCCCACTGCTCGCCGAACACGGCGTCGTCGACTACGACCCCGAGGCCGAGACGGTCGCGGCGGCACCGCTTCTGGCGGCCCTCGCGCCGTTCCTCTCGGACGGACTCGGCGGCGACGACGACCTCGTGGTCGACACGGTACAGGTCGAACGACACGGTCACCACGACGCCGTCGAGCACTGA
- a CDS encoding DUF7504 family protein — protein sequence MAADLAPEEFRRALLRLKREGCSILVSSDDDVGTDRASRRTLGAVPSYSRVLVTGDEDGLGDRLPRGVTTDSDSVSVVNFRDVFAESSDPQTRADGLRDTVCDAVETFDKGGIGPGELRVSVDSVTEVAGEVGGDRTLDVTDAITDSVSGVCGMAYYHVDADDEETRASHASSCDAEVEVRTDGGTVYQRWHLPERGSTGWVHL from the coding sequence ATGGCCGCAGATTTGGCTCCGGAGGAGTTTCGTCGCGCTCTCCTCCGGTTGAAGCGCGAGGGGTGCTCGATTCTCGTTAGCTCCGACGACGACGTGGGCACGGACAGGGCGAGTCGGCGAACGCTCGGTGCCGTGCCGTCGTACTCGCGAGTGCTGGTGACCGGCGACGAGGACGGTCTGGGCGACCGACTCCCGCGCGGCGTCACCACGGACAGCGACTCCGTCTCGGTCGTGAACTTCCGCGACGTGTTCGCGGAGTCGTCGGACCCGCAGACCCGCGCCGACGGCCTGCGCGATACGGTCTGCGACGCCGTCGAGACGTTCGACAAGGGCGGTATCGGGCCGGGCGAACTCCGCGTCAGCGTCGACTCGGTGACCGAAGTCGCCGGCGAGGTGGGCGGCGACAGAACGCTGGACGTGACCGACGCCATCACCGACTCGGTCAGCGGCGTCTGCGGGATGGCGTACTACCACGTCGACGCCGACGACGAGGAGACGCGGGCGTCGCACGCGTCGTCCTGCGACGCGGAGGTGGAGGTGCGGACCGACGGCGGGACCGTCTACCAGCGGTGGCACCTCCCCGAACGGGGGTCGACCGGCTGGGTCCACCTGTAG
- a CDS encoding MFS transporter has protein sequence MAHGEADDPDALSTFRQFFALDGDVLVLSLSMFAFSLGFQMTGRYMPRYVSVLGAGSVAIGLYGSFGNLISAVYPYPGGAFSDRVGSRVALTAFGLASTVGFLIWLFAGAFGVLALPGFAVGPFVVDPLSLPVGIFLGLLFAQAWKSFGLGATFAIVKQSVPPGRLATGFASTETFRRTAFFLGPLFAAAVLAVFAFETGFRVVLAVAAVFAAVATVAQHVRYDASEDSLGKSFEGVATVVSDLREMPAALRPLLVGDTLVRFANGMVYVFFVIVVVEFLGVGARLPFVGSLSPDAFFGVLLAVEMAVALVTMVPVAKLARRVGLKPVVGLGFAVYAAFPVLLINAPDSALVLTLLFAFSGLRFAGLPAHKALIVGPAEENAGGRVVGSYYLLRNAVTIPSAAVGGWLYANDPETAFLVATAVGLVGTGYFLVFGREFEAYD, from the coding sequence ATGGCACACGGTGAGGCGGACGACCCGGACGCGCTCTCGACGTTCCGACAGTTCTTCGCCCTCGACGGCGACGTACTGGTCCTCTCGCTGTCGATGTTCGCGTTCAGCCTCGGCTTTCAGATGACGGGGCGGTACATGCCCCGGTACGTGAGCGTCCTCGGGGCGGGCAGCGTCGCCATCGGCCTGTACGGCAGTTTCGGCAACCTCATCAGCGCCGTCTACCCCTACCCCGGCGGCGCGTTCTCCGACCGGGTCGGCTCCCGAGTCGCCCTCACCGCGTTCGGCCTCGCCTCCACCGTCGGCTTCCTGATATGGCTGTTCGCCGGCGCGTTCGGCGTCCTCGCCCTTCCCGGGTTCGCCGTCGGGCCGTTCGTCGTCGACCCCCTCTCGCTCCCCGTCGGTATCTTCCTCGGCCTCCTGTTCGCGCAGGCGTGGAAGTCGTTCGGCCTCGGCGCGACGTTCGCCATCGTGAAGCAGAGCGTGCCGCCGGGTCGACTGGCGACGGGATTCGCCAGCACGGAGACGTTCCGGCGGACGGCGTTCTTCCTCGGTCCGCTGTTCGCCGCGGCCGTCCTCGCCGTGTTCGCCTTCGAGACGGGCTTCAGAGTCGTCCTCGCCGTGGCCGCCGTCTTCGCCGCCGTGGCGACGGTGGCTCAGCACGTCCGCTACGACGCCTCCGAGGACAGTCTCGGCAAGTCGTTCGAGGGCGTCGCCACCGTCGTCTCTGACCTCCGCGAGATGCCCGCGGCCCTCCGCCCGTTGCTCGTCGGCGACACCCTCGTCCGCTTCGCCAACGGGATGGTGTACGTCTTCTTCGTCATCGTCGTCGTGGAGTTCCTCGGCGTCGGCGCGCGCCTCCCGTTCGTCGGGTCGCTGTCGCCGGACGCGTTCTTCGGCGTCCTGCTGGCCGTCGAGATGGCCGTCGCCCTCGTCACGATGGTGCCGGTGGCGAAACTCGCCCGTCGCGTCGGCCTGAAACCCGTCGTCGGCCTCGGCTTCGCCGTCTACGCCGCGTTCCCCGTCCTCCTGATAAACGCGCCGGACAGCGCCCTCGTCCTCACCCTCCTGTTCGCGTTCTCGGGGCTCCGGTTCGCGGGACTGCCGGCGCACAAGGCGCTCATCGTCGGCCCCGCCGAGGAGAACGCCGGGGGGCGCGTCGTCGGGTCGTACTACCTCCTCCGCAACGCCGTCACCATCCCCTCGGCGGCCGTCGGCGGGTGGCTGTACGCGAACGACCCGGAGACGGCGTTTCTCGTCGCCACCGCCGTCGGTCTGGTCGGGACGGGCTACTTCCTCGTCTTCGGGCGCGAGTTCGAGGCGTACGACTGA